A window of Rhinolophus ferrumequinum isolate MPI-CBG mRhiFer1 chromosome X, mRhiFer1_v1.p, whole genome shotgun sequence contains these coding sequences:
- the LOC117011644 gene encoding SNRPN upstream reading frame protein-like, with the protein MEWARDCLHLRQTTDHHVPEVEVQVKHRIALLNNQEWQLGPRQSQQQQGIVDFQVEPRQAFLVETPRGIKAVLEHQGS; encoded by the coding sequence ATGGAGTGGGCCAGGGACTGCTTACACCTAAGACAGACTACAGACCACCATGTACCCGAGGTGGAAGTCCAAGTCAAACATAGGATAGCCTTACTGAACAACCAAGAATGGCAGCTGGGCCCGAGGCAATCCCAGCAGCAGCAAGGGATAGTTGATTTCCAGGTGGAGCCGAGACAGGCATTCTTAGTCGAGACACCAAGAGGTATTAAAGCAGTATTGGAACATCAAGGTAGCTGA